Proteins encoded within one genomic window of Geotalea daltonii FRC-32:
- a CDS encoding deoxycytidylate deaminase, protein MSRPSWDEYFMGITHLVAKRSTCLRRQVGAIIVKDKNILATGYNGAPSGVSHCLDVGCLREKLGIPSGERHELCRGLHAEQNAIIQAAKHGTGIEGSTLYCTTMPCIICSKMIINAGIKRIVFEMGYPDQLAEEMIRESGIIVDSFQKRDSEQEER, encoded by the coding sequence ATGAGCCGTCCCAGCTGGGATGAATATTTTATGGGGATTACCCACCTGGTTGCCAAAAGATCGACCTGTCTGCGCCGTCAGGTTGGGGCCATTATCGTCAAAGACAAGAACATTCTGGCAACCGGTTATAATGGAGCTCCGTCAGGTGTTTCACATTGTTTGGACGTGGGGTGTTTGCGGGAGAAGCTAGGTATTCCGTCCGGGGAACGCCACGAGCTTTGCCGGGGCCTGCACGCCGAGCAGAATGCCATAATACAGGCGGCAAAGCACGGCACTGGTATCGAAGGGTCAACTTTGTACTGCACGACCATGCCATGTATCATCTGCTCCAAGATGATCATCAATGCCGGGATCAAGCGGATTGTCTTCGAAATGGGATACCCTGACCAGCTGGCCGAAGAAATGATCAGGGAGTCGGGGATCATCGTGGACAGCTTTCAGAAAAGGGACTCTGAGCAGGAGGAACGATGA
- the nrdR gene encoding transcriptional regulator NrdR, with amino-acid sequence MKCPFCAFADSKVVDSRPDKEGSTIRRRRECESCSKRFTTHERVEEILPLVIKKDGRREPFDRMKLVAGVMKACEKRPVSVETIERLIDRLEVQMQESGEKEIPSKSLGEWVMTELHAIDQVAYVRFASVYRSFKDITEFMSELQELLKK; translated from the coding sequence ATGAAGTGTCCATTTTGTGCCTTTGCCGACAGCAAGGTGGTCGATTCCCGTCCTGATAAGGAAGGTTCGACAATCCGCAGAAGGCGGGAATGCGAATCGTGCAGCAAAAGGTTTACGACCCATGAACGGGTAGAAGAGATACTTCCGCTGGTGATCAAGAAGGATGGCCGCCGCGAGCCGTTCGACAGGATGAAGCTGGTGGCCGGCGTCATGAAGGCATGCGAGAAGAGACCGGTGTCGGTGGAAACAATCGAGCGGCTCATTGACCGCCTTGAAGTACAGATGCAGGAGAGCGGAGAAAAGGAAATTCCCAGCAAATCCCTGGGGGAATGGGTGATGACGGAACTTCATGCAATCGATCAGGTAGCCTATGTGCGTTTTGCCTCGGTCTATCGCTCCTTCAAGGACATAACCGAATTCATGTCCGAATTGCAGGAACTGTTGAAGAAGTGA
- the ribD gene encoding bifunctional diaminohydroxyphosphoribosylaminopyrimidine deaminase/5-amino-6-(5-phosphoribosylamino)uracil reductase RibD: MTDFAENMMKRAVSLARKGVGKTAPNPAVGCVIVKDGAIVGEGWHRKAGTPHAEIHALRQAGALAEGADVFVTLEPCSHFGKTPPCADALIAAKVARVYVGMVDPNPRVCGKGISKLRAAGIQVEAPLLEEKCRALNEPFIKHVTTGLPFVILKTAMTMDGKIATAGMDSKWVTSEKSRRYVHKLRSELDVIMVGVGTIIKDDPLLTSRIPGGRNPLRVVVDSKLRIPPDAHVLHCDSTAKTVVATISSDEAQVSRLAGLGAEVLSCGEDGDRVDLCCLMAKLGKRGVQSVLLEGGAELAGEALRKGIIDKCMFFYAPKLVAGDGLGPFAGNGAGKMADALKLQWVTVTKIGVDILVQGYPEKICLQG, translated from the coding sequence GTGACGGACTTTGCCGAAAACATGATGAAACGTGCCGTGTCCCTGGCGCGGAAAGGTGTGGGAAAAACCGCACCCAATCCGGCTGTGGGCTGTGTAATCGTCAAGGATGGCGCAATAGTAGGTGAGGGGTGGCATAGGAAGGCAGGTACACCCCATGCCGAAATTCATGCCTTGAGGCAGGCAGGGGCTTTGGCAGAAGGTGCCGATGTCTTTGTCACGCTTGAGCCTTGCTCCCACTTCGGCAAGACCCCGCCGTGCGCCGACGCCCTTATCGCCGCCAAGGTTGCCCGCGTTTATGTGGGTATGGTCGATCCGAACCCGAGGGTTTGCGGCAAGGGAATTTCAAAGCTGCGTGCTGCCGGTATTCAGGTGGAGGCGCCGCTGTTGGAAGAAAAATGCCGCGCCCTTAACGAACCCTTCATCAAGCATGTGACTACCGGACTTCCCTTTGTCATTTTGAAAACCGCCATGACCATGGATGGGAAGATTGCCACTGCCGGGATGGACTCAAAATGGGTAACGTCTGAAAAGTCACGACGATATGTTCATAAACTTCGATCAGAACTTGATGTTATCATGGTGGGTGTGGGAACCATCATCAAAGATGATCCTCTTCTGACTTCCAGGATCCCAGGCGGCAGAAATCCCCTTCGGGTTGTTGTCGATTCAAAGCTGAGAATTCCTCCGGACGCTCATGTTTTGCATTGCGATTCCACTGCAAAGACTGTCGTTGCCACCATCTCTTCAGATGAGGCACAGGTCTCCCGCTTGGCAGGTTTGGGCGCTGAAGTGCTTTCTTGCGGCGAAGATGGCGATCGGGTCGACCTGTGCTGCCTGATGGCGAAGCTGGGAAAACGAGGGGTGCAGTCAGTCCTTTTGGAGGGAGGGGCTGAACTGGCCGGCGAGGCACTCCGCAAGGGCATCATTGATAAGTGCATGTTCTTTTATGCCCCCAAACTGGTTGCCGGCGACGGGCTCGGGCCATTTGCAGGCAATGGGGCAGGTAAAATGGCTGATGCGCTCAAGCTTCAATGGGTGACCGTGACGAAAATCGGTGTCGATATCCTGGTGCAGGGGTATCCGGAGAAGATATGTTTACAGGGTTGA
- a CDS encoding riboflavin synthase: protein MFTGLIEEIGTVAGMEMKSNAGILSVSAAFPSDRIAIGDSIAVNGACLTVVGKGAGTFSFDVSPETVNRTSLKELKKGTPVNLERALAVSGRLDGHLVSGHVDCLAVVRDRRTVSGNTVFFFRMPAEYLRYVAAKGSIAIDGVSLTVNTVDDDGFSVNIIPHTLAKTTLAGKKAGDVVNIETDILAKYVERLLRHRDRGDSTGITLELLAKSGFM, encoded by the coding sequence ATGTTTACAGGGTTGATTGAAGAGATCGGTACGGTTGCAGGGATGGAGATGAAAAGCAATGCGGGTATCTTGAGCGTTTCCGCCGCATTTCCATCTGACCGGATCGCCATAGGCGATTCTATCGCTGTAAATGGAGCTTGTCTGACGGTCGTCGGCAAAGGAGCCGGCACCTTTTCCTTTGATGTTTCGCCGGAAACAGTTAACAGAACCTCTCTAAAGGAACTGAAAAAAGGGACGCCGGTAAACCTGGAACGTGCTCTTGCCGTTTCGGGACGGCTTGACGGCCACCTGGTTTCAGGCCACGTGGATTGTCTGGCCGTGGTCCGTGATCGACGCACTGTTTCGGGCAACACCGTCTTTTTCTTCCGCATGCCGGCAGAATATCTCAGATATGTGGCGGCAAAAGGCTCCATTGCCATCGATGGCGTAAGTCTGACCGTAAATACCGTCGATGATGACGGTTTTTCAGTGAACATCATTCCCCATACCCTCGCAAAGACCACTCTTGCTGGGAAAAAGGCCGGCGATGTTGTCAATATAGAAACGGACATACTGGCTAAATATGTGGAACGGCTGTTGAGGCATCGCGACAGGGGGGACAGCACTGGCATCACATTGGAACTGCTTGCAAAAAGCGGCTTTATGTGA